In Nocardia sp. NBC_00403, the DNA window TCGTCGATCTCCCACTCCGCGCCTGCCAGACCACCGCGGTTCATCGAGCCGATGACGATCTTGTCGTCCAGCGCGTCGAGCAGCAGTAGTTCCTCGACCACGTCCGGGGAGCCGAGCACACCGTCCACCTCAGGGTGGGCCAGCGCGACGAGTAGTCGTTCCAGCAGCGTGCGACGGTCCGCCATCGCCGTCAGATCCGAGCCGACGCCGAGCGCGCCACGCGCCGGATGGTCGGCGGCGACGAGGAAGAGTGTTTCCTTCTCCGACAACAGACCTGGACGTCGATGCCGCTTGGCATAGGCCCGTTCGATCGCCGCCGGGTCGGTCGCGCGCACACGCAGTAGTTCCTGCCAGCGCTCATCGGTCAGATACACAGCACCTCCTCGATCTCGGCGTTCGTCGGCATCGCGTCGGCACACGCCAGTCGCGATGCCACCAACGCACCTGCGGCGTTGGCGTAGGTGGCGATCCGCTGCGGATCCCAGTCCGACAGCAGACCGTGGATCAAAGCGCCACCGAACCCATCGCCCGCGCCGAGCCCGCACATCACCTCGACCGGGCACGGCGGCACCGACCAGCGTCCGGATTCGGTCGCGACGAGCACACCCTCGGCGCCGCGCTTGATCACCGCAAGCCGCACACCACGGGCCAGCAGTCGGTCGGCTGCCTCGTCCGGATCGGCGGTGCCGACCGCCACCTCTACTTCGGTGCGGTTGCCCACCACCACATTCACGTGGTCGAGCATCCAGCTGATCTCGGTATGCGCGGTCGCCTCGTCCGGCCAGAACATCGGCCGATAGTCGAGGTCGAGCACCGTGTGCCCGCGGCGGGCACGGCGTTCGAGTATGGATCGCTGGGTGGAACGGGCCGGTTCCGCGCTCACGCCGGTGCCTGTAACCCACAGCAGCGCAACGCCATCCACCACATCCCAGGGCACCTCGTCCGGCTCGATGGTGAGATCCGGGGCGATGGGCGCGCGGTAGAACAACAGCGGTGGGTCGGCGGGCGGGTCGAGCTCGCAGAAGACCACGGGGGTCAACAGATTCGGCGCGGTCGTGACGTACTCGGCCGATACGCCGAAGCCCGTCAGCGCCGAGCGCACGAAACCGCCGAAGCCGTCCGGTCCGACCTTGGTCAGCACGGCGGTACGCCTGCCGAGTCGAGCGGCGGCGACCGCGACGTTGGTCGCGGTGCCGCCCAAGAACTTTGCGAAGGTCTCGACTTCAGCCAGTCCGACGCCACTCTGCTGTGGATACAGATCGACGCCGACTCGTCCGATGGTGAGTGCTTCCAGTCCGGTCACAACGCCACCGCCTGTCGTGCAGCAGCGGTCGGACGCACGATCCTGATCGGGCCGCTCGTGACATTTCTTGTCACCGCGCTCCTTCGCGCGCCGGGGACATCGACCGACATTCGGTTAGCCGTCACGGCGTCACCACACGCTCTAGCTCGTGCTGGAGCGCGTCCAGCTCCGCGCCGCCCGCCATTTGGCGGGTCAGCTCCGAGACGTCGATCTCCGATTTCTCATAGGAGCCGAGCATCGCACCCCGTTTGAGCAGCAGGAACCGGTCGCCGACCGGGTAGGCGTGGTGCGGATTATGAGTGATCAGGATGACTCCGAGCCCGCGATCACGTGCCTGCACAACGTATTTCAGCACCACACCGGCCTGCTTCACACCGAGGGCCGCGGTCGGCTCGTCGAGAATCAGCACCTTCGCCCCGTAGTGCACAGCACGGGCGATGGCGACGCACTGTCGTTGGCCCCCGGACAAGGTGCCGACCGGCTGCTCCATATCGCGGATTTCGATCCCCATGTCCGCCAACGCCTGTCGCGCAATCTCGCGTCCCTTGCGTCGATCGAGCAACCGCACCGGACCGTATCGGGCCGTCGGCTCCGAGCCGAGGACAAAGTTGCGCCAGACGCTCATCAGCGGGACGACGGCGAGGTCCTGATACACCGTCGCGATGCCACGGTCCAAAGCCTCTCGGGGCGAGGCGAATCGGGTGAGCTCACCCTCGACGCGGAGTTCGCCGCGGTCGTGCTGATGGACACCGGCCAGAATCTTGATGAGGGTCGATTTGCCCGCACCGTTGTCGCCGAGGATGCAGGTGACCTCTCCCGCGTTCACCACCGTGGTGACATCCCGCAGCGCGACGACGCCGCCGTAGCTCTTGCCGATATCGATCGCTTCGATCAGTGGAGTAGTCATCGGCGTACCCTCTCGGCTCGCTTCTGGAATCTATTGTTGACCAGCACAGCAGCCAGCAGCAGCACGCCGAGGAACAGCATGAACCAGTCGCTGTCCCAACGGGCGAACACAATGCCCTGGCGGGCCATACCGAAGATCAGCGCACCCAGTGCGGCGCCGATCGCCGAACCGAACCCACCGGTCAGCAGGCAGCCGCCGACCACGGCCGCGATGATGTAATGCAACTCCAACCCGACACCCTGATTGGCCTGCACACTGGCGAACCGCAGGATGCTGCAGGAGCCGACAACCCAGCCCGCGAACGCGGTGGTCATGAACAGCACGATCTTCGTTCGATCCGCGGGGACACCGACAGCGCGGGCGCTCGGCAGCGAGCCGCCCACCGCGAAGATCCAGTTTCCGAACTTGGTGCGCACCAAGACAACTGCGGCGATCGCCGTCAGCACGATCCACCAGACGACGGAGGCTTGCAGGTGGGTGTCACCGATATTCAAGGTTGATGCGAACACCCAGCCCGCCGAGTTGTAGCCGTCGGCACTGCGAATCCCCGACACCTGAACGGTTCCGGTGACCAGCCGGGTGACACCGAGGTTGAGACCTTGCAGCGCAAGGAAAGTGCCGAGGGTGACGATGAAGCTCGGCAGCCCGGTGCGCATCACCAGCCAGCCGTTGAACGCACCGACGGTCAGCGCGAACACCAGCGAAACCACCAGGGCCGCCCAGACATTCCACCCCGCGTTGACCGCGAGCAACGCGGTCACCAATGCGGTGGAGGCGGTCATCACGCCTGCCGACAGATCGAACTCGCCGCCGATCATCAGCAGCGCCACCGCGACGGCCATGATCCCGAGCGTGGAGGAATCGTCGAGCCAGGTCGCGATGCCGAGTGCGCTGAGGAACCGGTCGGTAATGATCGAGAAGAACGCGAATACCAGCAGCGCGCCCAGGAGCGCGCCGATCTCCGGTCGCACGATCAGTCGCTGGAACAGCGAGGGACCCTCCGGCGGCTCACTCACGGTGACGTCGGAAGTTTTTGTGGCAGTACTCATGTGATCCACTCCGATCTCACCGCGTGCCCTGCGCCACGAGCGCAGCGACGGCATCGACGTTGTTCTTGTCGACGAAGGCGGGGCCGGTCTGCACCGGTGCGCCACCACCGACGAGGTTCAGGTTCGTCCGGGACAGCTGCAGCAGCACCACCGGCAGATAGCCCTGTTCGAATTGCTGCTGATCCACCGCGAAGAGCAGCTTGCCCGCTCGAATCGCGTCGACCACATCGGTATTGAGATCGAACGTCGCGACCGTGGCGGCCGACTGCGATTCCCGCACCGCATCCACTGCACGCGCGGCGACCTGTGAATTCAGTGTCAGCACCGCGTCGATGGATCTGTCGGCCTCCAACGCGCCCTTGATGCGGGACTGTGCGTCGGTCGGATTGTTGATGTCCACCTGCAGCGTGGACCCGTTGCCGAATGCCTTGGTGGCGCCCTCGCAACGCTGATTGGCGCCGATATTGCCCGCCTCGTGGATCACGCAGAGCAGCTTCTTGCGGCCGGCATCGGCCAGCCGCTTGCCTGCGGACTGCCCGGCCAGCGACTCGCTCTGCCCGACATGACCGATTGCACCGAACTTGGCGCTCTCGCTCTCACCCGAGTTGATGGTCACCACCGGAATGCCCGCCGTGACTGCCTTTTCGATGGAGGGCCGCAGCGCTTCGGGATTCGCCATTGATACGACGAGGCCGTCCACCCCTTGTGCGACCGCGTTGTCGATGAGTTTCGCCTGCTGTCCCGGATCGCCCGCCGAGTTGTACTCGACGCGGACTCCGAGGTCCTTGCCCGCCGCCTCGGCCCCGTTCTTGACGACGTTCCAGAACGCATCGCCGGGGCTGCCGTGCGTAACCACTGCGACCGAGTTCAATGTGCCTGCGGCAATGGGCGATTGCGTCGAGGCGGGGGCGTCGGTGCCCGGTCCGCTGCAGGCCGCGAGGACGGCGGTCGCCGCAACCCACGGCAGGATGCGCCGCGACCCACGCCACCACGACATGACGCCGGGTGCGAGGCGGTGTGCTCGTAGAGACATCGTTGTCATCACTTTCCCCACTAGATTCGAGCCGATGTCAGTGCGGCGCCGATGCCCGCGAGGTGGCGCAGACTGCGGAGGGTATCCCGGCTCGGCAGCTGGGCACCGGCGTCCTGGCCGAGAGCGGTGTCCTGTTCGATGACGTACCAGCCCTGGTATCCGGCCTGGTGCACGCTGCGCACGAGAGCTTCGACGTCGACGTCGCCCGCACCGAGGGGGACATAGAGCCCGCGCCGGACCGCCTCGCTGTATTCGAGTGCGCCACTGCGTACTTCGTCCGCCAGCGCGCTGCGCACGTCCTTGAGATGAATGTGCCCGATCCGGTGGGGATTTCGCTGTGCAAGGCCGACCGGGTCGGTGCCGCCGATCAGCAGATGGCCCGTGTCGAGGCAGATGTCCAGCTCCGAGTCGGCGAGGAAGCGTTCGACCTCCGCCGCGGTCTCGACGTAGGTGCCCACGTGCGGATGCAGCGTGGTGCGCAGGCCGTGCTCAGCGGCGACATCGCGGATTGCGGCGGCGGTTTCGACGAGGGTGCGCCACTGTGCATCCGAGAGCGACGGCCGGGTGTCGTACCCGTCGAGTCCCGTCGCGGCCGCGAGGACGAGCACCTCCGCGCCCGTCGCGGCGAACAGTTCGGCGGTCTTCCGCGCGGTCTCGACGGCGCTGGGCACATCCTGATGCAGCGCGAGTGCGAGGAAACCGCCGACTGCGCTGATGCCGAACCCGTCCAGCAGCGAGCGCAATTCGACCGGATCCTGCGGTAGATAGCCGGGTGGACCGAGCTCCATCGCGGAGATCCCGAGGGTGACCATCTCGGTCAGGACGGTCCGTGCGTCGAGCACGTGTCCCCAACCGGGGACTTCACAGACTCCCCAGGAGATTGGCGCGGCTGCGATACGCAGCGGGTAGAGAGGTTCGGTCATCGGGACTTCTCCGACCTTCGGTGTCGATCGACGTGTAGCGCTCCGAACTATTGGAGCGCTCCAACTATGTAACGTGGGTCATAGTGTGTCAAGTACGGCATCGTTGGCCAGGATATCGCTGCGACCTGCAAATATGTTGCCAACCAGGACAAACCGGCAGCGCCGATGAAGTGAAGAATGTCCAATTAGAGCGCTCTATTGATTAGCGCGCGCCGACCTTGTAACGTCCGACACTGCACGGATCACCACACGCGGAACGGAGGCGACATGGCGCGACCGACCATGGAAGACGTCGCGGCGCGCGCCGGCGTCTCCCGGGCCCTGGTCTCCCTCGTCATGCGCGACTCCCCCAAGGTGAGCGAGCACCGCCGCCGCGCCGTGCTGGCGGCCGCCAAGGACCTCGGCTACCAGCCGCACATCATGGCGCGATCATTAGCGAGCCGAACGTCGAACATCATCGGCGTCATGGTTTCCGACCTGCGCAATCCCTTCTTCGCCGATGTCGTCGAAGGCATGGACACCGCGGCACAGGACGCCGGGTTCGAATTGATCCTCAACACCGGCCGTCGCAGCGCCGCCCGCGAACGCACCGCCTTGGAGGGCCTGCTGTCGTTCCGCCCCGGCGGCATCATCCTGCTGTCACCGGTGCTGCCCGCCGCCGCGATTCGCGATGCGGCACAGCAGGGGCCGGTCGTGCTGATCTCGCGCAGCTCCACCATCCCCGACGTCGACACCGTCAACGACGACGGCGAGGTCGGCGCTGCACTGGCCGTCGGCCACCTCGTCGCCCTCGGCCATCGCCGCATCGTCCACCTCGACGGCGGCGCCGCCTTCACCTCCGCTGCGCGTCGCCGCGGCTATCGCGACACCATGGCCCGCCACGGCCTGGAACCGATGATCATCCCCAGCGAGCACACCGACTCGGCGGGCATCGCCGCCGTCCAGAAGCTTTTGAACCTCTTCTCCCACCACAACTTCCCCACCGCACTGGTGTGCAGCAACGACTTCAACGCCGTCGGCGCGATGTCCGCGTTGGAAGAAGCGGGACTGCGCGTACCACACGACGTCTCCATCGTCGGCTACGACAACACCTCCCTGGCCGCGCTGCGCCACGTATCACTCACCACCATCGACCAGCCCCGCACCCAAATGGGCCGCTTGGCAATCGAAGCGCTCACCGAACGCCTCCGCGACGGCCGCACCGAGCCGGTCCGACGCCGCCTACAGCCCGCCCTTGTCACTCGCGCGACGACCGCAGCGCCCCGCAGCTGAACCAGGCCCCGCGGGCCACTTCGAATCCCCATGGGCTCGAATTTCCCACCACACGATGAGTTTTCACCAGGAGGAGCGACGATGACATCCGCAACACCCGTCACCTTGGGCCTGGCAGGCACCGGACGAATCGGCACCTCACACGCCGAAACCCTGAAACACCTCCCCGGCGTCGGCACTGTGATCGTCGCCGACGCCGACGCCGAACGAGCCCGCGCCGCGGCCGGAAAACTCGGCGTTCAGGCGGTGCCCGACCTCGACGCTCTGTTCGCCTCCGACCTCGACGGACTGATCATCGCGACAGCTACCGACTCCCACCCCGAACTCATCACCCGCGCCGTCGACCAAGGCATCCCTGTCTTCTGCGAAAAGCCGGTCGCCACCGACATCCAAGGCACCCTCGCCGTCATCGAACACATCGAAAACTCCACCGTCCCAGTGCAAATCGGCTTCCAACGCCGCTTCGACGCCGGCTACCGCGCTGCCCGCGCCGCCATCGCCTCCGGTGACCTCGGCTGGCTGCACACCCTCCGCGCCACCACCCTCGACCCCGCACCCCCACCCGCCGAATACATCCCCCGCTCCGGAGGGCTGTTCCGCGACTGCGGCGTTCACGATTTCGACATCATCCGCTGGGTGACCGGCCGCGAAGTGGAGGAGGTCTACGCCACCGGCACCAACCGAGGCGAACAATTCTTTGCCGATGCGGGCGACGTCGACACCGCCGCGGTAATCCTGCGCCTCGACGACGGCACCCTGGCAACCGTTTCCCTGGCCCGCTACAACGGCGCGGGCTACGACGTCCGCCTGGAAGCACTCGGCTCCCGAGGCAACGCGATCGTCGGTCTCGACGACCGAGCGCCACTGACCTCCGTCGAACCCGACTACGTTCCCTCGCCCTTACCTGCCTATCCGGGATTCATGGAGCGCTTCCGGCGCGCGTACACCGACGAGCTCGCGGCGTTCCTGTCCGTCGCGACCGGGGAGATCGATAGCCCCTGCACCGCGGCCGACGCCCTGGAGGCGTTCTATATCGCTGAGGCCTGCGAACTTTCGCGGCGGGAGCGCCGCCCGATCGCGGTAGCCGAGGTGCGCCACTGACCTCGTGTTGGTCGTCGAGCTACCGGCTACACACCTGCCCGTGGCCGGTAGCTCGCAAGAAAACCACATGAATCCGATCAGCCCGCACCATTACCCTCACCTGTATGAGGAGAACACCGCAAGAGAAGAAGCAGCTCAGTTACACCAAAGACCGCCGCAACGCCTACGGCGAAAACGACAAGTCCTCCCGCAAGAACATCCCCCGCTCCCGAGCGCAGGCCCACCGCGCCAACCGCCACTTCGACGCCCAGACCCTGAAGAAGTCGACCGGCCTGGTCGATGCCGTCTTCGCCGATCGAGCCGATCAACAAGTCCGCACCCACCGCCGTCGAACTTTCCGCAAGTCGCCGGACACGGCTCTCGGTGAGTACGTGAAATGGAAACTGGCCAAACGCAATACGCCAGCTCCGGGCCATCCGTCCACCAACGTCCGTAGGGCCGATCCTATCGAATCCGCCAGTACACCGTCCGGTGCTGACGACACTTCCGTTGCCCACGGCAACCAGGCGTTCAAACGGCACGATCCACGCGCGTCTCCCTCCCAAAGGTTGACCAGCCGGGCCATCTTCGATGACCTGGCTCCCGCAGGCCACCCGATCCACTCGGAATAGCCGGAGCCGAGCACTCGTTACCCACCCTGACGATTTGCCTGTTCGCGGTATGAGCTTCGAAGAAGGGTCGTATGAAGATCATCGTTGTCGGGGCCAGTGGGACAATCGGCTCGGCCGTTGCCGAAACGCTCGAGAAGAACCACGAGGTGGTGCGGGCCTCTCGACGTGGGCCGGTGCGTGTGGACATGGACGACAACGCCTCGATCGACGCACTCTTCGAGACCGTCCGGGACGTGGACGCTGTCGTGGTCACCGCGGCAAGCGGCAAGCTCACGCCCCTGAGCTCGGACGACGACTTCACCCGCGGGCTGCAGGGCAAACTGCTCGGCCAACTGCACCTCGTCCGCCGCGCAATCCAACAGCTGCGTGACGGCGGCTCGATCACGTTGACCAGCGGCGTATTCGAGCGTCCGATGGTCGGCGGCTCCTTCGGCGCTCTGGTCAATGCGGGCCTGGAGGCATTCGTAGAGCATGCCGCGATCGAAATGCCCCGCGGCCTGCGCCTGAACGCCGTCGGCCCTGGCTGGGTCGCGGAGACACTGGCGAACATGGGCCTCGATCCCGCTGACGGCACTCCTGCCAGCGTTGTCGCGCGGTCGTATGTCGAGGCGGTCGAGGGGAACGCGCAGGGGCAGACCTTCCGGCCGCACGCTTGATCGTCGCGGTAAGGCTGTCAGCGCCTACTACAACACGGTCTCTATCACGGCCAGTGTGGCTTTGGAATCAGCGTGCCGCAAGGAGTCGGTCCCGGTTTCGCTTCACAGCGCGTCCCAGCGCCATCGCGGCGGCACTTGCCCACGGAGACAAGCAATCCGGTGCTTTGCCTGCGCCGCCGCCGCTCGGCTGGCTTCGGAACGAGCGACGGCAAATCCGACCCACCGCAGTTCCTGGATATCACCCAACACCCGGAACCCAGTCCAGGCGGTGACGTCGTAGCCTCCATAAGCCTCGACGAACGATTGATATTCCTCGTCGGACACACGACTGAAATCCGTATAGTCCACAGCCAGTTGGATGAGGTCCCATTCGCGCCAACCGAGGGACACTTTGTCGAGGTCGAGGACAGTTGGGATCCCCGACGGCGGCACAACCACGTTGCCTTGCCAGGCATCACCGTGAATCACGGAGGGCGTAAGGATGTTCGGCAACCCGTCGTACTTGCCGCGGAGCCGCGCGTAGTGCTCGAGAAGCCATGCCCGATCATCCTCGTCGATCAATGGTGCAGTGACGATGCGTCGCTCGAGACCGGCGAAGGGATCGTAGGAGGGGATCACGAATTCGTTCGGAGGCGGCAACGCGTGGAGCGTCCGCAGGGTCGCGCCGAGCTCGCGAGGAGAAGACGGCCGGTGATCTGGGATCAAGCGCCACCATGTGACGGGGCGATCAGCGATGACGATCGGTTGCACGAGCGATGTTTCAGCCTCGACCGTTGGTATGCCGGAATCATTCAGCCACTGCGAGATTCGGAGTTCGCGCTCGGCGTGGTCGATGCTTCCTGGTTGTCCGATCCTGGCGACGACGTCGTCGGCCAGCCGGTAGATCGCATGCGAGCCGTCGCGAACCAATACAGCCTCGCGAAGCTCGACACCACTGACTTCCGCAGCCTTGGCCAGCACCTCATCGGTCGATGCGGTCGGCCCGGTCGAGCTCATTGCTCCGGCCTCCAGGCTGTGCTGCTGGCGATGGCGTTCCGCAGTTCGGTCATCTGTCGTCGTAGCCACGCTACCCTGCGAGAGTGCGACTAGCCCCGGAGCCGATCAAACCCACAATGTCCACGCTGGCCGTGAATGTCTTCGACTCGCAGGAAACGACGCGGTTCTGCTTGGTGCACTCGGGGCATTTTCGTAGTCACACTTATGCCAAGATTTACACCGCCCTTCCCTCAGCGTCACCACTGGGGTTGCGGACCGCACGGCACCCCTGACAATCGAGTCACGCCGCCAACAGTGTCCGAGCACGCTCGTTGAAATCCCTAACCAAACGATGCGGTCCGAACGACATCATTCGATGTTGCACGTCGCGAACCGCTTCCACCGAGCGAGATGACTTCACCTTGCTGGAGAGATCGACCGTCCGCACACCAGCAGCGTAGGCGGCGTCAAGGTCACGCTTCTGAAGGTGCGTAACAGCCAACGCAGCGTGGGACAACGCGCCCCGCCGCGCCCGATTCTGCGTGCGGGCGTAGGCGATTGACCGTCGAGCGTGCGGTGCAGCGTCGTCTGGTTGTCCGAGATCCCGAAAGGCGTTGGCCCACTCGCCGCAGATGTACGCCTGATCGATGAACTTGGCCCATTCAGGCTCACGATCGGGTTCCACCCGCGCGAACGCGTTCTCAGCGGCGTTGACCGCCTGCGCGGTCCCGACCTTGTCACCCAGTACCGCCAGGGAGCGCGCTTCAAGCGTCCACAGGTCTGCGAGGCACGCAGGTGAGTTCACTTTCGAAAGCCCTTGGCGGCCTGCTTGAGCCAGTCGGCGCCCCTCCTTGGGGTGGCCGAGCAGGGTTGCTTGATCGGCCATTCCGGCGAGCACATGGGCTCCGAGCGCTGGGTCTTTCGATTCCTCTGCGAGGCGGAGTGCCTGTATCAAGTACCGCTGGGCGGTCCCGTGCTCGCCATTGTCGAACGCCATCCACCCCAGCAAATAGGTCTGTTCGGCAGCTGCCCCACACAGTGCCAATCGCACCTCGTCGGTGTAGGTCCGGCGAAGCAGTGGGTAGACGTGCTCGTTCATATACGCAGCCAGTACCAGCCGACCCGAACCACCGCCCTGGAAGATGTCCATCTCCTGGAACGTGGCAAACATGTTCTTGACCGCAGTGACGTCTTCGAGTCGCACCCGTTGCCCCTGGTCCGGCAACTGGTCGAGGGTGTTGAGCAGCCAATCACGGGATGGTCCGATCGCCGCGACTGCCGCA includes these proteins:
- the iolC gene encoding 5-dehydro-2-deoxygluconokinase, coding for MTGLEALTIGRVGVDLYPQQSGVGLAEVETFAKFLGGTATNVAVAAARLGRRTAVLTKVGPDGFGGFVRSALTGFGVSAEYVTTAPNLLTPVVFCELDPPADPPLLFYRAPIAPDLTIEPDEVPWDVVDGVALLWVTGTGVSAEPARSTQRSILERRARRGHTVLDLDYRPMFWPDEATAHTEISWMLDHVNVVVGNRTEVEVAVGTADPDEAADRLLARGVRLAVIKRGAEGVLVATESGRWSVPPCPVEVMCGLGAGDGFGGALIHGLLSDWDPQRIATYANAAGALVASRLACADAMPTNAEIEEVLCI
- a CDS encoding ATP-binding cassette domain-containing protein; this encodes MTTPLIEAIDIGKSYGGVVALRDVTTVVNAGEVTCILGDNGAGKSTLIKILAGVHQHDRGELRVEGELTRFASPREALDRGIATVYQDLAVVPLMSVWRNFVLGSEPTARYGPVRLLDRRKGREIARQALADMGIEIRDMEQPVGTLSGGQRQCVAIARAVHYGAKVLILDEPTAALGVKQAGVVLKYVVQARDRGLGVILITHNPHHAYPVGDRFLLLKRGAMLGSYEKSEIDVSELTRQMAGGAELDALQHELERVVTP
- a CDS encoding ABC transporter permease, with the protein product MSTATKTSDVTVSEPPEGPSLFQRLIVRPEIGALLGALLVFAFFSIITDRFLSALGIATWLDDSSTLGIMAVAVALLMIGGEFDLSAGVMTASTALVTALLAVNAGWNVWAALVVSLVFALTVGAFNGWLVMRTGLPSFIVTLGTFLALQGLNLGVTRLVTGTVQVSGIRSADGYNSAGWVFASTLNIGDTHLQASVVWWIVLTAIAAVVLVRTKFGNWIFAVGGSLPSARAVGVPADRTKIVLFMTTAFAGWVVGSCSILRFASVQANQGVGLELHYIIAAVVGGCLLTGGFGSAIGAALGALIFGMARQGIVFARWDSDWFMLFLGVLLLAAVLVNNRFQKRAERVRR
- a CDS encoding sugar ABC transporter substrate-binding protein, coding for MTTMSLRAHRLAPGVMSWWRGSRRILPWVAATAVLAACSGPGTDAPASTQSPIAAGTLNSVAVVTHGSPGDAFWNVVKNGAEAAGKDLGVRVEYNSAGDPGQQAKLIDNAVAQGVDGLVVSMANPEALRPSIEKAVTAGIPVVTINSGESESAKFGAIGHVGQSESLAGQSAGKRLADAGRKKLLCVIHEAGNIGANQRCEGATKAFGNGSTLQVDINNPTDAQSRIKGALEADRSIDAVLTLNSQVAARAVDAVRESQSAATVATFDLNTDVVDAIRAGKLLFAVDQQQFEQGYLPVVLLQLSRTNLNLVGGGAPVQTGPAFVDKNNVDAVAALVAQGTR
- a CDS encoding TIM barrel protein codes for the protein MTEPLYPLRIAAAPISWGVCEVPGWGHVLDARTVLTEMVTLGISAMELGPPGYLPQDPVELRSLLDGFGISAVGGFLALALHQDVPSAVETARKTAELFAATGAEVLVLAAATGLDGYDTRPSLSDAQWRTLVETAAAIRDVAAEHGLRTTLHPHVGTYVETAAEVERFLADSELDICLDTGHLLIGGTDPVGLAQRNPHRIGHIHLKDVRSALADEVRSGALEYSEAVRRGLYVPLGAGDVDVEALVRSVHQAGYQGWYVIEQDTALGQDAGAQLPSRDTLRSLRHLAGIGAALTSARI
- a CDS encoding LacI family DNA-binding transcriptional regulator, coding for MARPTMEDVAARAGVSRALVSLVMRDSPKVSEHRRRAVLAAAKDLGYQPHIMARSLASRTSNIIGVMVSDLRNPFFADVVEGMDTAAQDAGFELILNTGRRSAARERTALEGLLSFRPGGIILLSPVLPAAAIRDAAQQGPVVLISRSSTIPDVDTVNDDGEVGAALAVGHLVALGHRRIVHLDGGAAFTSAARRRGYRDTMARHGLEPMIIPSEHTDSAGIAAVQKLLNLFSHHNFPTALVCSNDFNAVGAMSALEEAGLRVPHDVSIVGYDNTSLAALRHVSLTTIDQPRTQMGRLAIEALTERLRDGRTEPVRRRLQPALVTRATTAAPRS
- a CDS encoding Gfo/Idh/MocA family protein, producing the protein MTSATPVTLGLAGTGRIGTSHAETLKHLPGVGTVIVADADAERARAAAGKLGVQAVPDLDALFASDLDGLIIATATDSHPELITRAVDQGIPVFCEKPVATDIQGTLAVIEHIENSTVPVQIGFQRRFDAGYRAARAAIASGDLGWLHTLRATTLDPAPPPAEYIPRSGGLFRDCGVHDFDIIRWVTGREVEEVYATGTNRGEQFFADAGDVDTAAVILRLDDGTLATVSLARYNGAGYDVRLEALGSRGNAIVGLDDRAPLTSVEPDYVPSPLPAYPGFMERFRRAYTDELAAFLSVATGEIDSPCTAADALEAFYIAEACELSRRERRPIAVAEVRH
- a CDS encoding short chain dehydrogenase, with the translated sequence MKIIVVGASGTIGSAVAETLEKNHEVVRASRRGPVRVDMDDNASIDALFETVRDVDAVVVTAASGKLTPLSSDDDFTRGLQGKLLGQLHLVRRAIQQLRDGGSITLTSGVFERPMVGGSFGALVNAGLEAFVEHAAIEMPRGLRLNAVGPGWVAETLANMGLDPADGTPASVVARSYVEAVEGNAQGQTFRPHA
- a CDS encoding phosphotransferase enzyme family protein, with translation MSSTGPTASTDEVLAKAAEVSGVELREAVLVRDGSHAIYRLADDVVARIGQPGSIDHAERELRISQWLNDSGIPTVEAETSLVQPIVIADRPVTWWRLIPDHRPSSPRELGATLRTLHALPPPNEFVIPSYDPFAGLERRIVTAPLIDEDDRAWLLEHYARLRGKYDGLPNILTPSVIHGDAWQGNVVVPPSGIPTVLDLDKVSLGWREWDLIQLAVDYTDFSRVSDEEYQSFVEAYGGYDVTAWTGFRVLGDIQELRWVGFAVARSEASRAAAAQAKHRIACLRGQVPPRWRWDAL